A genomic region of Gossypium hirsutum isolate 1008001.06 chromosome D01, Gossypium_hirsutum_v2.1, whole genome shotgun sequence contains the following coding sequences:
- the LOC107922300 gene encoding eukaryotic translation initiation factor 4B2, whose product MSKPWGGIGAWAAEAEREEAEERAAAEAAATAAAGAPTAESQSFPSLKEAVSAKPKKKKMTLSEFNMGTYSSSGGGGLGSARVTENNKLTPEEMMLLPTRPKERSTEELQFGQLGGGFSSYGRSGPPAGRVMRDREDSDGSWGFGRRQQGGFNEERRGPPSRVSDYDQPSRADEVDNWAIAKKASPSLDSGRQNRYGGLGTGGGGGFSKADEADNWTALKRSIPSRSSTFGSGFRDSGPEPDRWSRGGGGGGIREERPRLVLDPLRGDVNELVVKTNKSNPFGAARPREEVLAEKGLDWKKLDSEIEAKKETSRPTSAHSSRPSSAQSSRSEGPLQQAIENVVKPRPKVNPFGDAKPREVLLEGRGQDWRKIDLELDRRRIDRPETEEEKILKEEIDNLKKELEKDLTPNSESGDQHSLHERLLHKERELEMLILDLENKARFGQKVVERPGSGAGRTGSFTDRPPSQSGSIDGSRSVEFMDRPRSRGTADAWTRPGDDRRGFQAGRDRGFVGNRDMDRPRSRERW is encoded by the exons ATGTCGAAACCCTGGGGTGGCATCGGCGCGTGGGCCGCCGAGGCCGAGCGAGAAGAAGCGGAGGAACGAGCAGCTGCCGAAGCCGCAGCCACTGCGGCAGCTGGTGCGCCCACGGCTGAATCTCAGAGTTTCCCTAGCCTAAAAGAAGCCGTTAGCGCGAAAcccaagaagaagaaaatgactCTCTCGGAGTTTAACATGGGGACTTACTCGTCATCCGGCGGGGGTGGACTTGGCAGTGCTAGGGTAACGGAAAACAATAAGCTGACACCCGAAGAGATGATGCTCCTCCCTACCCGACCCAAAGAACGTTCCACCGAGGAATTGCAGTTTGGCCAGCTCGGAGGTGGGTTTTCGTCCTACGGGAGGTCGGGTCCACCTGCGGGTCGGGTTATGCGTGACCGTGAAGACAGCGATGGATCGTGGGGCTTCGGAAGGAGGCAGCAGGGGGGGTTTAATGAAGAACGGCGGGGTCCGCCTTCTAGGGTTTCTGATTACGATCAACCGTCGCGTGCAGATGAGGTGGACAATTGGGCAATTGCAAAAAAAGCAAGTCCTTCACTGGATTCGGGCAGGCAAAATCGATACGGTGGGCTTGGAACTGGAGGAGGTGGTGGATTCTCTAAGGCCGATGAGGCTGATAATTGGACGGCTCTAAAACGGTCAATTCCATCTCGATCTTCGACATTTGGTTCAGGTTTCCGTGACTCGGGACCAGAGCCTGATAGATGGTCCCGAGGTGGGGGTGGAGGTGGAATCAGAGAGGAAAGGCCTAGATTAGTTTTGGATCCACTGCGAGGGGATGTGAATGAGCTTGTGGTTAAGACAAATAAGTCGAATCCTTTTGGGGCAGCGAGGCCCAGGGAAGAGGTGCTAGCGGAGAAAGGATTGGATTGGAAGAAGCTGGACTCTGAAATTGAGGCAAAGAAGGAAACTAGTAGGCCTACCAGCGCCCACTCCAGCAGGCCATCGAGTGCACAATCTAGCAGGTCCGAAGGTCCCCTGCAGCAAGCGATTGAAAATGTGGTCAAGCCGAGGCCTAAGGTCAATCCGTTTGGTGATGCTAAGCCTAGAGAAGTTTTGCTGGAAGGGCGAGGTCAGGACTGGCGGAAGATTGATCTTGAATTAGACCGTCGCAGGATAGACAG GCCAGAAACAGAAGAGGAAAAGATATTGAAAGAAGAAATAGATAATTTAAAGAAGGAGCTTGAGAAAGATTTGACCCCAAATTCGGAATCTGGGGACCAACACTCTTTACATGAAAGGCTTCTTCACAAGGAAAGGGAATTAGAGATGCTGATCTTAGATTTGGAAAACAAAGCTAGATTTGGGCAGAAAGTTGTTGAAAGGCCTGGTTCTGGAGCTGGAAGGACTGGCAGCTTCACGGATAGACCTCCTTCTCAATCTGGATCCATTGATGGCTCTAGAAGTGTGGAGTTCATGGATAGGCCCAGATCTCGTGGTACTGCTGATGCATGGACAAGGCCAGGTGATGACCGAAGAGGATTTCAAGCTGGCAGGGATAGAGGATTTGTAGGAAACAGAGATATGGACAG GCCAAGGTCAAGGGAGAGATGGTGA